A section of the Candidatus Peregrinibacteria bacterium genome encodes:
- the nusG gene encoding transcription termination/antitermination protein NusG: MAKQAQNTGRNWYVLHTYSGYEHAVREALLQRTESMSMQDFIFDVVVPEETVIVMKKGKPKEEKKRLFPGYVLVDMMVNDESWYVVRNTPNVTGFVGSGTIPVPVSAEEWKVVKKHMGESEPRFKITFDVNDEVLILDGPFANYEGMISKVDEDKGKVTVLINIFDRETPVELDFTQVKTK, translated from the coding sequence ATGGCAAAGCAAGCCCAAAATACCGGTAGGAACTGGTATGTACTACATACTTATTCCGGTTATGAACACGCAGTTAGAGAAGCTCTTTTACAACGTACGGAATCTATGAGTATGCAAGATTTTATTTTTGACGTTGTCGTTCCCGAAGAGACTGTAATAGTGATGAAAAAAGGTAAACCAAAAGAAGAGAAAAAAAGACTTTTCCCCGGATATGTTTTAGTTGATATGATGGTAAATGATGAATCATGGTATGTCGTACGTAATACACCAAATGTAACCGGATTCGTGGGCTCCGGGACTATCCCGGTACCTGTGTCCGCTGAAGAGTGGAAAGTTGTCAAAAAACATATGGGTGAATCTGAGCCAAGGTTCAAAATCACTTTCGATGTCAATGATGAAGTACTTATACTGGACGGTCCATTTGCAAATTACGAAGGTATGATTTCAAAAGTTGATGAAGATAAAGGTAAAGTCACTGTACTTATCAACATCTTCGACCGTGAAACACCAGTCGAGCTCGACTTCACACAAGTTAAGACTAAATAA
- the rplK gene encoding 50S ribosomal protein L11 gives MAKEVSKIVKIQIPAGKANPAPPVGTALGPHGIDIQQFCSQFNDATREKGDTVIPAEVTIYADRSFTFKLKTPPAAVLVKKALNLKSGSGVPQKDKVGHITRAQLEAIAEEKMPDINANDLDAAVEIIKGTCRSMGVTWDK, from the coding sequence ATGGCAAAAGAAGTATCAAAGATCGTAAAAATCCAGATTCCGGCAGGAAAGGCTAATCCAGCCCCTCCGGTTGGTACAGCACTAGGACCTCATGGTATAGATATTCAACAGTTTTGTTCTCAATTCAACGATGCAACTCGTGAGAAAGGAGATACAGTAATTCCTGCTGAAGTGACTATATATGCTGATCGTTCTTTCACGTTCAAATTAAAAACTCCACCGGCAGCAGTATTGGTAAAAAAAGCTCTAAATCTAAAATCAGGTTCAGGAGTACCTCAAAAAGACAAAGTTGGTCACATAACTCGTGCACAACTGGAAGCTATTGCAGAAGAAAAAATGCCTGACATCAATGCAAACGACCTTGATGCGGCTGTAGAAATCATAAAAGGAACATGTCGCTCTATGGGCGTTACATGGGATAAGTAA
- the rplA gene encoding 50S ribosomal protein L1: MAHGKKYKKSLELLNVEKMYTLAEAVDLAKKTSTTKFDSSVEVHMNLGIDPAQADQQLRKTVSLPHGTGKTLRVIAFCGDERVKEAKAAGAIEAGNEDLVKKIEGGWMEFDKVVATPDVMKSLGKIAKTLGQKGLMPNPKSGTVTTDIEGVVKDLQGGMVEFRNDKQGNLHNIVGKVSFSEAQLLENVGTYLKAINDARPTGIKGTFVKSITLTTSMGPGIKVEVNETLRGL; this comes from the coding sequence ATGGCACACGGAAAAAAATACAAGAAGTCTTTAGAACTTCTTAACGTAGAGAAAATGTATACTCTAGCTGAAGCGGTTGACCTAGCAAAAAAGACTTCAACTACTAAGTTTGACTCATCTGTAGAAGTACATATGAATCTTGGGATTGACCCGGCTCAAGCTGATCAACAGCTTCGTAAAACAGTATCTCTCCCACATGGAACAGGTAAAACTTTACGTGTTATCGCTTTTTGTGGAGATGAGAGAGTCAAAGAGGCAAAAGCTGCCGGAGCCATAGAGGCCGGTAACGAAGATCTTGTTAAAAAAATCGAAGGTGGATGGATGGAATTTGACAAAGTAGTCGCTACTCCGGACGTTATGAAAAGTCTTGGTAAAATCGCAAAGACTCTTGGACAAAAAGGACTTATGCCAAATCCTAAATCAGGAACTGTTACAACTGACATCGAAGGTGTTGTAAAAGACCTACAAGGAGGTATGGTTGAGTTTAGAAATGATAAACAAGGCAATCTTCACAACATAGTTGGAAAAGTTTCTTTCTCAGAAGCACAACTACTTGAGAATGTAGGCACTTACCTAAAGGCCATCAACGACGCAAGGCCGACAGGTATCAAAGGTACTTTTGTGAAATCAATCACACTCACTACCAGTATGGGGCCTGGTATCAAAGTCGAAGTAAACGAGACTTTAAGAGGTCTATAA
- a CDS encoding CAP domain-containing protein translates to MRKNISTSLFERASGLVTIGLVLSALFGVAQAFALISNEFYLDENNEIQYYNCARVLESGVYRTCATPAVKEDFDVVPSVGSFVKKEGILNISDLNYDDEYRFAMEYMVREGYFTLFRGNAILQDRKLTREKFIDILVDVLEISVPSNTRTDCFADLRLMDRRKSKAIQTMRKKKICYAQAKGWLDNNLKFMPVKNISKASAAKILMSAYNFPGGFTNLNDAYFEDVSSGTWFARFVNAGRKNNIFPDKRRFDPGALLTRRDASIWFYNLKRAVRSPMPEDVQITDIKQFTESKLAQLINESRQEYGKQQLKFDEQLYTLAVTHSQSMKKDNSLTHGDLRNYKQFLGRDYQAIGENISVFKTSGSSNISKMVERIHTNMMMEPHGELNHRANILGESFAFTYYAIAAYEDKKDGRIWITEIFAKKQPGR, encoded by the coding sequence ATGAGAAAAAACATCTCCACATCTTTGTTTGAGCGTGCGAGCGGACTTGTCACAATTGGCTTGGTATTATCGGCTTTGTTTGGTGTAGCACAGGCGTTTGCACTTATTTCAAATGAATTTTATTTGGATGAAAACAATGAGATTCAATATTACAATTGTGCGAGAGTGCTTGAATCAGGTGTATATAGAACATGTGCCACTCCAGCTGTAAAAGAGGATTTTGATGTTGTTCCATCAGTTGGTTCATTTGTAAAAAAAGAGGGGATTTTGAATATATCAGATCTTAATTATGATGATGAATATCGTTTTGCTATGGAATACATGGTGAGGGAAGGATATTTTACTTTGTTTAGGGGGAACGCGATTTTACAGGATCGTAAACTGACGAGGGAAAAATTTATAGATATTTTGGTGGATGTGCTTGAGATTTCTGTCCCTTCAAATACACGCACGGATTGTTTTGCGGATTTGAGACTTATGGATAGGAGGAAGTCCAAGGCGATTCAAACTATGAGAAAGAAAAAAATTTGCTATGCGCAGGCGAAAGGTTGGCTTGATAATAATTTGAAATTTATGCCGGTGAAAAATATTTCAAAGGCGTCAGCAGCTAAGATATTGATGAGTGCTTATAATTTCCCCGGTGGATTTACAAATTTAAATGATGCTTATTTTGAAGATGTCAGTTCCGGTACTTGGTTTGCAAGATTTGTAAATGCTGGTCGTAAAAATAATATCTTTCCGGATAAGCGTAGATTTGACCCGGGTGCACTTCTTACACGCAGGGATGCTTCTATTTGGTTCTACAATCTTAAGCGTGCAGTGAGATCTCCTATGCCGGAAGATGTGCAAATCACTGATATTAAGCAATTTACGGAATCAAAACTTGCACAGCTAATCAATGAATCACGTCAAGAGTATGGTAAACAACAGCTCAAGTTTGATGAGCAATTATACACACTCGCAGTAACTCATTCGCAATCGATGAAAAAGGATAACTCACTGACACATGGGGATTTACGAAATTACAAACAATTTCTTGGTAGGGATTATCAAGCTATAGGTGAAAATATTTCAGTCTTCAAAACATCCGGGAGTAGTAATATATCGAAAATGGTAGAAAGAATTCACACAAATATGATGATGGAGCCGCACGGTGAACTTAATCATAGGGCAAACATTCTCGGTGAATCATTTGCATTCACTTATTATGCAATCGCTGCATACGAAGACAAAAAAGACGGTAGAATCTGGATTACAGAAATCTTCGCTAAAAAACAACCGGGTAGATAA